A portion of the Candidatus Thermoplasmatota archaeon genome contains these proteins:
- a CDS encoding glycosyltransferase, protein MNNISQYKPIVGEEVIEDLYLLAEKLSGKVIQNISATAVGGGVAEILHTIIPRLKDLGVDARWDLIKGGEDFFKVTKKLHNALHNRYAEILEKDFEIYLTTIDKNAKEISFYGDIIFVHDPQPAALIQKKAELHSKWIWRCHIDLSEPQEHAWNFLKKFITQYDASVFTASQFAQPLPIPQVIIPPSIDPLSDKNKELSEHFIERILDKHGIKREKPIITQVSRFDKLKDPLGVIETYRTVKKSIECQLLLIGGSAADDPEGSAVLAEVNEKATVDRDIHILTDLYDEEVNALQRASDVILQKSIKEGFGLTVTEALWKEKPVVASATGGIPLQIKHNVTGLLCHSISGAAYWVKQLLKYPKYAKELGRNGREHVKYNFLITRHIKDCMLLFLSMDKQGDIIQL, encoded by the coding sequence GTGAATAACATCTCACAGTATAAACCGATTGTAGGCGAAGAAGTAATTGAAGATCTTTATTTACTAGCTGAAAAGTTATCCGGTAAGGTCATACAAAATATTAGTGCTACCGCTGTAGGTGGGGGCGTTGCAGAAATTTTGCACACAATAATACCCCGTCTAAAAGATTTAGGTGTTGACGCACGTTGGGACTTAATTAAAGGTGGTGAGGATTTTTTTAAAGTTACCAAGAAACTCCATAATGCGCTTCATAACAGATACGCAGAGATTTTGGAAAAAGATTTTGAGATTTATTTGACAACTATAGATAAGAATGCCAAAGAAATCTCTTTTTATGGAGATATCATATTTGTGCACGACCCTCAACCGGCGGCATTAATCCAAAAGAAAGCAGAGCTACATAGTAAATGGATTTGGCGCTGCCATATTGATTTATCAGAGCCTCAAGAGCACGCTTGGAACTTTCTAAAAAAATTCATAACTCAATACGATGCATCTGTGTTTACAGCATCTCAGTTTGCGCAACCATTACCAATACCGCAAGTTATAATACCCCCATCAATAGATCCACTTAGCGATAAAAACAAAGAGCTGTCGGAGCATTTCATAGAACGCATATTGGATAAACACGGCATAAAGCGTGAGAAGCCCATAATCACACAGGTATCGCGGTTCGATAAACTCAAAGACCCCTTGGGAGTGATTGAAACTTATAGAACTGTAAAGAAATCCATTGAGTGCCAGCTTTTACTCATCGGTGGAAGCGCTGCGGATGACCCAGAGGGTAGTGCAGTATTAGCAGAAGTAAATGAAAAAGCCACAGTAGATAGAGATATTCACATACTCACCGATTTGTATGATGAAGAAGTGAATGCTTTGCAACGGGCATCTGATGTAATACTGCAGAAATCTATCAAAGAAGGCTTTGGATTAACTGTGACCGAAGCGCTTTGGAAGGAGAAGCCTGTAGTAGCTTCCGCAACTGGCGGCATACCATTACAAATTAAGCACAATGTAACAGGCCTTTTATGTCATAGCATTTCTGGTGCTGCCTACTGGGTTAAACAGCTACTTAAATATCCTAAATACGCTAAAGAACTTGGAAGGAATGGTAGGGAGCATGTAAAATATAACTTTTTAATTACAAGACATATCAAAGATTGTATGCTTCTTTTCCTCTCTATGGATAAGCAGGGTGATATCATCCAACTGTAG
- a CDS encoding transketolase, which produces MVEESVIKKLAAQAKIIRRWIVEMTYRAGSGHPGGSLSCADIVTALYFHILRHDPKDHKWSERDRFVLSKGHSCPALYAALAESGYFAIDELFTLRKLGSRLQGHPSVLKLPYLEASTGSLGQGLSMAIGMALAAKIDKKDYKVYALIGDGESNEGNIWEAALFAAHHKLDNLIVFLDRNRIQLDDFTEKILSLEPLADKWKAFGWEVKEIDGHNFEEIINAVDWAKQVKSKPVMIIAHTIKGKGVSFMENTAEFHGKAPNKEQYEQAMKELEK; this is translated from the coding sequence TTGGTTGAAGAATCAGTTATTAAAAAGTTAGCGGCGCAGGCAAAAATTATTCGGCGCTGGATTGTTGAAATGACTTACCGCGCAGGCTCAGGGCATCCTGGCGGCAGTTTGTCATGTGCAGATATTGTCACAGCACTCTACTTCCATATTCTAAGGCACGACCCTAAAGATCATAAGTGGAGTGAGCGTGATAGATTTGTATTGAGTAAAGGTCATTCATGCCCAGCACTGTATGCAGCTTTAGCAGAAAGCGGCTATTTTGCAATTGATGAGTTATTTACGCTCCGCAAGTTAGGCTCTAGATTACAAGGCCATCCATCAGTTTTGAAGCTACCTTATCTAGAGGCAAGTACAGGCTCTTTAGGGCAAGGTTTAAGCATGGCTATAGGTATGGCGCTGGCTGCTAAAATCGATAAAAAAGATTATAAAGTTTATGCACTTATTGGCGACGGCGAGAGCAACGAAGGCAATATTTGGGAAGCTGCACTTTTCGCAGCGCACCACAAACTAGATAATTTAATTGTATTTCTAGACCGAAACAGAATTCAGCTAGACGATTTTACAGAAAAAATTCTATCATTAGAGCCTTTGGCAGATAAATGGAAAGCTTTCGGCTGGGAAGTGAAAGAAATAGACGGCCATAATTTTGAAGAAATAATAAACGCTGTAGATTGGGCTAAGCAGGTTAAATCCAAGCCTGTAATGATAATAGCGCATACAATTAAAGGAAAAGGAGTATCTTTTATGGAAAATACTGCTGAGTTCCATGGCAAAGCGCCTAATAAAGAGCAGTACGAGCAAGCAATGAAAGAATTAGAAAAATGA
- a CDS encoding M14 family zinc carboxypeptidase — MLDVLNWAKLVVKYFYANDTLIKYKGANMRFGSIRILTFAIALVLFTTTLGSPASPLIAFQEAKATAYHSWDELVAELQQVATDHKSIAKLLSIGKTWEGRDIWAVKISDNVELDEDEPAVIYNGAHHAREWLSIEVPLYIINYLTDGYETNLTLKNLVDCNEIWVVPCVNPDGRVYDGTDDPSTAKSWRKNRFPNGDGSFGVDINRNYGYKWGGAGSGGRTSAQDYRGTAPFSELETKAMRDLALREKFVFEIAYHSYGELILYPWGCTSSPVPEPDYTVFKTIANKMSELIPNNAGGGTKYTVKQSSDLYITSGGDHDWLYAEVGTFAFAIELYPKQSAAGTFYPDPAKIPIVCQDNIEAALYLAKIASNPYQVLPYHVNVTCTESYRQANPGQEVSFNISIWNNGYANDIYTISASAITGWTIAPNVSSLAINSNARAQVALNVTPDPTATSGEYEINFTARSQSNTSINASVKLTVEVSYNNDVGVESISPFKEGNEYSQGSYSIEGEAKNYGMQSQDVFNVSCKVYRVNSDYEATILNDSFEYTGTGNWNVTPASNVWKKGTPTYGITFAYSGSQCWATNLNGDYGYNEDDWLLSPNITLPSNATRINLTFWHFHKIENGYDLGWVKLKTANGTWDKIACFSGEMNVTEWRKVSLDITSYKGNTVQLGFHFTSDGIGNRAGWYLDDVEIKASLPSETELWNETKLTTTVLSQYSTELLLWSYEFTEPGKYRIKLETLLPVDEKAYNNEKSVTIIVVKGFTFYLRQSWNYISLPYSNSSITNASQLAEAIGDNCTQVSNWTGTEFRIYNRKTGANDFILEPGRGYLVYIVNGTTKFVVKGSKIVTVAVSLNRGWANIGVINASLSRASDLAASIGSCGAVACWDNALDRFITHPVGTNISNFELEVGKGYLVFMEVPKTWTQNI, encoded by the coding sequence ATGCTGGATGTACTGAACTGGGCAAAGCTCGTGGTAAAGTATTTCTATGCGAACGACACACTTATCAAATATAAAGGTGCAAATATGCGTTTCGGTAGCATAAGAATACTAACTTTTGCTATTGCTTTAGTTTTATTCACTACCACTTTAGGAAGCCCAGCCTCTCCTCTAATTGCGTTTCAAGAGGCAAAAGCTACTGCATACCACTCTTGGGACGAGCTGGTAGCTGAACTACAACAGGTTGCCACAGATCATAAGAGCATAGCAAAGCTATTGAGTATAGGTAAGACATGGGAGGGTAGAGATATATGGGCTGTTAAAATTTCAGACAACGTTGAATTAGATGAAGACGAGCCTGCAGTTATTTATAACGGCGCACATCATGCACGTGAGTGGCTGAGCATAGAAGTTCCGTTGTATATAATAAATTATTTAACAGATGGTTACGAAACTAATTTAACATTAAAAAATTTAGTTGATTGCAACGAGATTTGGGTAGTGCCTTGCGTAAATCCTGATGGTAGAGTTTACGACGGCACAGATGACCCTTCAACTGCAAAATCATGGCGCAAGAATAGATTCCCTAACGGAGACGGTAGCTTCGGAGTTGATATCAATAGAAATTACGGTTATAAGTGGGGCGGCGCAGGCTCTGGAGGCAGAACCAGCGCTCAAGATTATAGAGGCACAGCTCCTTTCTCAGAGCTAGAGACTAAGGCTATGAGAGATTTGGCACTGAGGGAGAAATTTGTATTTGAGATAGCTTACCATAGCTATGGTGAATTAATACTTTACCCATGGGGCTGTACAAGTAGTCCTGTTCCAGAGCCTGATTATACAGTATTCAAGACAATTGCAAACAAGATGAGCGAGCTAATACCTAACAATGCGGGCGGTGGCACAAAATATACAGTTAAGCAATCAAGCGATTTGTATATAACTTCTGGTGGCGACCATGACTGGCTTTATGCAGAGGTAGGTACTTTTGCATTTGCAATAGAGCTTTATCCTAAACAATCGGCGGCAGGCACTTTCTACCCAGACCCTGCAAAAATACCAATAGTATGTCAAGATAATATAGAGGCAGCTTTATACCTTGCTAAAATAGCATCTAACCCCTATCAAGTACTTCCTTACCATGTAAATGTAACTTGTACTGAAAGCTACAGGCAGGCAAACCCAGGCCAGGAAGTTAGCTTCAATATCTCAATCTGGAATAATGGATATGCTAACGACATTTATACTATCAGTGCATCTGCTATTACAGGCTGGACAATAGCGCCTAATGTAAGCAGTTTAGCAATCAACAGCAATGCACGTGCGCAAGTTGCTCTTAATGTAACTCCAGATCCAACTGCTACAAGCGGCGAATACGAAATTAATTTTACAGCAAGATCGCAGAGTAATACCAGTATAAACGCATCTGTAAAATTGACAGTCGAAGTTTCTTATAATAACGATGTCGGTGTTGAATCTATAAGCCCTTTTAAAGAAGGGAACGAATATTCGCAAGGTAGTTATTCAATTGAAGGCGAAGCAAAGAACTACGGTATGCAGAGTCAAGATGTATTTAATGTTTCCTGCAAGGTCTATAGAGTAAATTCAGACTACGAGGCAACTATTCTTAATGACAGTTTCGAGTACACTGGTACAGGTAATTGGAACGTAACTCCTGCAAGTAATGTTTGGAAAAAAGGCACTCCAACATACGGAATAACTTTCGCGTATTCTGGTAGTCAGTGCTGGGCTACTAATCTTAACGGTGATTATGGCTATAATGAAGACGACTGGCTACTGAGCCCAAATATAACACTCCCTTCAAATGCGACAAGAATAAATTTAACTTTCTGGCATTTCCATAAGATAGAAAACGGCTACGATCTGGGCTGGGTGAAATTAAAAACTGCTAACGGAACTTGGGATAAAATTGCATGCTTTAGCGGTGAAATGAACGTAACAGAATGGCGTAAAGTCAGCTTAGATATAACTAGTTATAAAGGCAACACAGTTCAACTTGGCTTCCATTTCACTTCCGATGGTATAGGTAACAGGGCTGGCTGGTATTTGGACGATGTAGAGATTAAAGCAAGCTTACCGTCTGAAACAGAGCTCTGGAACGAGACTAAACTTACTACCACCGTGCTATCGCAGTATTCCACAGAGCTATTACTCTGGAGCTATGAGTTCACAGAACCGGGTAAATACAGAATAAAGCTCGAAACTCTTCTTCCAGTTGATGAAAAAGCATATAATAACGAAAAAAGCGTGACGATAATAGTCGTAAAGGGATTTACTTTCTATTTGAGGCAGAGCTGGAATTACATCTCTTTGCCTTATAGTAATTCTAGTATAACAAATGCCTCTCAACTAGCTGAAGCTATAGGCGATAATTGCACGCAAGTCTCTAATTGGACTGGTACCGAATTTAGAATATATAATAGGAAGACAGGCGCAAATGACTTCATACTAGAGCCAGGCAGAGGCTATCTTGTTTATATAGTGAATGGCACAACTAAATTTGTAGTAAAAGGTAGTAAAATAGTAACCGTGGCAGTATCTCTAAACAGAGGGTGGGCAAATATAGGTGTTATTAATGCAAGCCTATCAAGAGCGAGCGATTTAGCAGCAAGTATCGGCAGCTGCGGAGCAGTTGCGTGCTGGGATAACGCACTAGATAGATTTATAACTCATCCTGTAGGCACAAATATAAGCAATTTCGAGCTTGAAGTTGGCAAAGGCTATCTTGTGTTTATGGAAGTACCGAAAACATGGACTCAAAATATATAG
- a CDS encoding AAA family ATPase encodes MILKELELENYKIFYGNNVLRFDGNKKIFVIEGMNGYGKSTLVESILFALYGKASGKVINEYATQRNESFCRVNLEFEHDGNSYRAERKIVNGKEDFTLKVNGSKSLLKIENIIPESIAKFSIMDCEKFARVIGGLSFEEIWGIKELKDAKNDLELLKSKLERSLSKFEKMKLVVKKALGLEVNRLEARKLEKLVTEENKKIKILSSKIDELETLSRAKEFLEKEKEFRQNFQALILKTLLEEAVKVILKRKDEAIKARLKQGRLSAERELLEKILAEEKCICGSKLSTSHFGKREIASLASRLRKEEELFASLPLEGYAQSSYELNSAAEKTRNLKINVEELKKERKELLHAIPKARNLNFADLTKKLEELKLERKARELRVIELEEEYKNVAKKIRKFKSRSRKNILLKIRKLENLICAFDEIIECKSREESAAMTERASHTLKRLTNKPAEYEGIALDSTGKLEMLGSALERLSDGELQIVGLSLIAGLSNEFLVIDAPFTRLDSIHKKNLIANLQKLANQLIILVTDEDYKDIKEFADSSWELVHNETIRSSRIKCIS; translated from the coding sequence ATGATTCTTAAAGAACTTGAGTTAGAAAACTACAAAATATTCTACGGCAATAACGTACTCAGATTCGATGGTAATAAAAAGATTTTTGTTATTGAAGGTATGAATGGGTATGGTAAATCAACCTTAGTTGAAAGTATATTGTTCGCGCTCTATGGAAAAGCTTCTGGCAAGGTTATAAACGAATATGCAACTCAAAGAAACGAGAGTTTTTGTAGAGTAAATTTAGAATTCGAGCATGACGGTAATAGTTACAGAGCAGAGCGTAAAATAGTAAATGGAAAAGAAGATTTTACATTAAAAGTTAACGGCTCTAAAAGCTTGCTAAAAATTGAAAATATAATTCCTGAGAGTATAGCCAAGTTCTCAATAATGGACTGCGAAAAATTTGCGCGAGTTATTGGCGGACTTAGTTTTGAAGAGATCTGGGGCATAAAAGAACTTAAAGATGCTAAAAATGATTTAGAACTCTTAAAATCCAAATTAGAACGCTCGCTAAGCAAGTTTGAAAAAATGAAGTTAGTAGTTAAGAAAGCGCTTGGACTCGAAGTTAATAGATTAGAAGCTCGTAAGCTAGAGAAATTAGTAACGGAAGAAAACAAAAAAATAAAGATTTTGAGCTCTAAAATCGATGAGTTAGAAACGTTAAGCAGAGCGAAAGAGTTTTTAGAGAAGGAAAAGGAGTTTAGGCAAAATTTTCAGGCGCTTATTTTAAAAACTCTTTTAGAGGAGGCTGTGAAAGTAATTTTAAAAAGGAAAGACGAAGCTATAAAAGCGCGTTTAAAGCAAGGTCGATTATCTGCGGAAAGAGAACTTTTAGAGAAAATATTGGCTGAAGAAAAATGTATATGCGGTAGCAAACTATCAACTTCGCATTTCGGCAAGCGTGAAATAGCTAGTTTAGCGAGCAGGTTAAGAAAGGAAGAGGAGCTTTTTGCAAGTCTACCACTTGAAGGATATGCACAAAGTAGCTATGAACTGAATTCAGCAGCTGAAAAAACAAGAAACTTGAAAATTAATGTAGAAGAGTTAAAAAAAGAGCGAAAAGAGCTTTTACATGCTATTCCTAAAGCTAGGAATTTAAATTTTGCTGATTTGACTAAAAAGCTCGAAGAGCTTAAATTAGAGAGGAAGGCAAGAGAGCTTAGAGTGATAGAACTTGAAGAAGAGTATAAGAATGTAGCGAAAAAGATTAGAAAATTCAAGTCTAGGAGCAGGAAAAATATCTTGCTGAAAATTAGAAAATTAGAAAATTTGATATGCGCATTTGACGAAATTATAGAATGCAAAAGCAGAGAAGAAAGTGCAGCTATGACTGAGAGGGCATCTCATACCCTAAAGCGACTTACAAACAAGCCTGCGGAATATGAAGGAATAGCATTAGATAGTACTGGAAAACTAGAAATGTTAGGAAGCGCTTTGGAAAGACTCTCAGATGGAGAGCTACAAATAGTAGGACTGTCACTAATTGCAGGGCTTAGTAACGAGTTCCTTGTTATAGATGCGCCTTTTACAAGACTTGATAGCATTCACAAAAAGAACTTAATTGCAAACTTACAAAAATTAGCCAATCAGCTAATAATTTTAGTTACAGATGAAGATTATAAAGATATAAAAGAATTTGCAGATAGCTCTTGGGAGTTAGTTCACAACGAGACTATAAGGAGCTCGAGAATAAAATGCATATCTTAA
- a CDS encoding transketolase family protein yields the protein MIEWKKANQRKAFGEVLVELGKECNDLVALTADLSTSTRTSEFEKSYPSRFFNFGVAEQNMFTTAAGLALSNKIVIASTFAVFASGRALDQIRQSIAYQNLNVKIVATHGGVTVGADGASHQCIDDLGIMTTLPNMKVVVPCDAIETKKAVRACINAQGPFYIRLGREDVPTVTKGDDKFELGKGNVLKDGKDIALIATGIMVSKCLIAAQELAERGINAKVINIHTIKPIDRALIKKVAEETNLIITAEEHSIFNGLGAMVSYVVCEDKPVRVERIGIPDVFGESGSAEELMEKYGLSAENIVDKAVKLMKEKRES from the coding sequence ATGATTGAATGGAAGAAAGCAAATCAAAGGAAAGCGTTTGGAGAAGTTTTGGTAGAACTTGGTAAGGAGTGCAATGATTTAGTTGCGCTGACTGCAGACCTTTCTACTTCAACAAGAACTTCTGAGTTCGAAAAAAGCTATCCATCAAGATTTTTTAATTTTGGTGTTGCAGAGCAAAACATGTTCACTACAGCTGCTGGGCTAGCGCTTAGCAATAAAATTGTAATTGCGTCTACGTTTGCAGTGTTTGCTAGTGGTAGAGCTTTGGACCAGATACGACAATCTATTGCTTATCAGAACTTAAATGTGAAAATAGTTGCAACGCACGGAGGCGTTACTGTAGGAGCAGATGGAGCATCACATCAGTGCATTGACGATTTAGGTATAATGACAACTTTACCAAATATGAAAGTTGTTGTCCCTTGCGATGCGATAGAAACAAAGAAAGCTGTACGAGCTTGCATTAATGCGCAAGGACCTTTCTATATCAGACTTGGAAGAGAAGATGTGCCGACAGTAACGAAAGGAGATGATAAGTTTGAGCTCGGTAAAGGTAATGTCTTAAAAGACGGTAAGGATATCGCACTTATAGCTACAGGTATAATGGTATCTAAATGTTTGATTGCAGCGCAAGAACTTGCCGAAAGAGGCATAAATGCAAAAGTTATTAATATTCATACAATCAAGCCTATTGATAGAGCGCTTATAAAAAAGGTTGCTGAAGAAACAAATCTGATAATAACAGCAGAAGAGCATTCTATTTTTAACGGGCTTGGCGCAATGGTAAGCTATGTAGTATGTGAAGATAAGCCTGTGCGAGTTGAAAGAATTGGCATCCCAGACGTTTTTGGAGAGAGCGGCTCTGCAGAGGAGCTTATGGAGAAATATGGGTTGAGCGCAGAGAATATTGTTGATAAAGCAGTTAAGTTGATGAAAGAGAAGCGAGAGAGTTGA
- a CDS encoding sialidase family protein, with product MSSVTAGDQTSADIAIGTDYILYVVWRDDGGIKFSKSADVGATWSSEVTVVSGSGLVRPAIAVNGTGAQAYVHVVYEADAANDIYYVRSTNGGSAWDTPIALDTAAEYPNIAVSSNGDLVIVTYSETTYRDLEYRRSTDGGSTWLAEGDITTTYDNYWSSIAIYGSLWYK from the coding sequence GTGAGCAGCGTTACCGCTGGTGACCAAACCTCAGCTGATATCGCCATCGGTACCGATTATATTTTATATGTAGTCTGGCGCGATGACGGAGGTATTAAATTTTCTAAATCTGCAGATGTAGGAGCAACTTGGTCTAGTGAAGTTACTGTAGTATCAGGTTCAGGTCTAGTCAGACCTGCAATTGCAGTTAACGGGACAGGTGCTCAAGCTTACGTGCATGTAGTCTACGAAGCAGATGCTGCTAACGACATTTATTACGTTAGGTCAACAAACGGCGGCTCTGCATGGGACACACCTATAGCTCTAGATACAGCTGCAGAATATCCTAACATAGCAGTCAGCAGTAACGGCGACCTTGTTATCGTTACATATTCTGAAACAACGTATAGAGATTTAGAGTACCGTCGCTCTACAGATGGAGGCTCTACATGGCTTGCAGAAGGAGATATAACTACAACTTATGATAACTATTGGTCCAGTATTGCAATTTACGGAAGTCTCTGGTACAAATAG
- a CDS encoding DUF6485 family protein produces the protein MLKECPNQEHNRKNCNCTYEPCDKKGMCCECIRYHLRRRELPACAFSKESERTYDRSFEKFVNLHRA, from the coding sequence ATGTTAAAAGAATGTCCAAATCAAGAACACAACAGAAAGAACTGCAACTGCACCTACGAGCCTTGCGATAAGAAAGGAATGTGTTGCGAATGCATTAGATACCATTTGAGAAGGCGCGAGCTACCTGCATGCGCATTTAGCAAAGAGTCAGAAAGAACCTACGATAGAAGTTTCGAGAAGTTTGTGAACTTACATAGAGCATAA
- a CDS encoding glycosyltransferase family 4 protein, translating into MLRICVNSQTPLVRFKVSAEELFEKYSELPEAVPIELLVRGEDYDFATGGVTRMLYPLLKELRGRKLIHKPHWVSLNPIGPEVSVIDKEIFLHRFEIEPHELLGYGHFKECMWRNVHYLGEMSIHTHYFSDFARYNWLCAQKMLDLHLKHDFDLFYLHDFQQLLVGSMLGPVAPKVFRWHIPVYLEKLLPEWREFLLKYLSHYDAVIVSCSKYKESLLKAGFKGRVCQIYPHIDERTYKKPSKQALNDFCRKFGIKDKDKIILVVARLDPMKGQNIAVEALGKVVKEFTEAKLLLVGDGSFSSAKRGGLGRPKGTKWHDELERIAKAHKVSKKLIFTGYASEEDLECAYTRADVTVLPSLVEGFGLVVIESWLYETPVVVSESAGVAELVKEGKNGYVFKAKDSDELATKISLLFSHPRKALELGIKGAKSAHACYLKHNLEKIWKVFREVVT; encoded by the coding sequence ATGTTAAGAATATGTGTTAATTCGCAAACTCCATTGGTTAGATTTAAAGTCAGTGCTGAGGAGTTGTTTGAAAAATACAGCGAGCTACCTGAGGCTGTGCCAATAGAGCTCCTTGTAAGAGGCGAAGATTACGACTTCGCTACAGGTGGAGTAACCAGAATGCTCTATCCGCTCCTTAAAGAGCTAAGGGGGAGAAAATTAATCCATAAACCCCACTGGGTTTCCTTGAATCCTATAGGTCCTGAGGTATCGGTTATAGATAAAGAAATATTCTTACATCGCTTTGAGATAGAGCCTCATGAGCTATTGGGCTACGGCCATTTTAAAGAATGCATGTGGCGCAATGTGCATTATTTAGGCGAAATGAGTATTCACACACATTATTTTTCAGATTTCGCACGCTATAACTGGCTCTGCGCACAAAAAATGCTCGATCTTCATCTAAAGCATGACTTCGATCTTTTCTATCTACATGATTTTCAGCAGCTTTTAGTAGGCTCAATGCTAGGACCTGTGGCTCCTAAGGTTTTTAGATGGCACATACCAGTTTACTTAGAAAAATTACTGCCTGAATGGCGCGAGTTTTTGCTAAAATATCTCAGTCATTACGATGCGGTAATAGTGAGTTGCAGTAAGTATAAAGAAAGTCTTTTAAAAGCAGGATTCAAAGGAAGGGTTTGTCAGATATACCCGCATATAGATGAGAGAACTTATAAGAAGCCATCAAAGCAAGCCTTAAATGATTTCTGCAGAAAATTTGGTATTAAAGATAAAGATAAAATAATACTTGTAGTTGCAAGATTAGACCCCATGAAAGGTCAGAATATTGCTGTGGAAGCTCTCGGGAAAGTTGTTAAAGAATTCACGGAAGCTAAATTGCTACTTGTAGGCGATGGTAGTTTTTCATCTGCAAAGCGAGGCGGTCTTGGAAGGCCCAAAGGAACGAAATGGCATGATGAGTTGGAAAGAATTGCTAAAGCACATAAAGTAAGTAAGAAATTAATATTTACTGGGTATGCAAGTGAGGAAGATCTGGAATGCGCATATACAAGGGCTGACGTTACTGTACTGCCATCTTTAGTCGAAGGTTTCGGGCTTGTGGTCATAGAGTCTTGGCTTTATGAAACGCCTGTTGTTGTTAGTGAAAGTGCAGGCGTAGCTGAGTTAGTAAAAGAGGGAAAGAATGGATATGTTTTCAAAGCTAAAGATAGTGATGAACTCGCAACTAAAATCTCTTTATTATTTTCGCATCCTAGAAAAGCTTTGGAGCTGGGTATTAAAGGCGCAAAGAGTGCGCACGCATGTTACCTAAAGCATAATCTAGAAAAGATTTGGAAAGTGTTTAGAGAGGTAGTTACTTAA
- a CDS encoding DUF5752 family protein, with protein sequence MNNYTAKGPFVFYTRFNLAEFIGRKAKNLNELLEGIKNVSGSVIYYHTYNFLYLHHYLTPQPPSEFAFWVSNVLHDEELGETLSTIDPTNYSTIADLRKDIISKIEKHITKHPEKAQNSVPSGMEFFFRKAVTFIVPTRYSAHNLQEFVECLKKISINSLCFHIIESTLRLERGKNDFSNWLENSVEDTVLAEKVARIDIYRYTLEELRELLIKMIGGVQKQ encoded by the coding sequence ATGAATAACTACACTGCCAAAGGGCCATTTGTATTCTACACGCGATTCAATCTTGCAGAATTCATCGGCAGAAAAGCAAAAAATTTAAACGAGCTTTTGGAGGGTATAAAAAATGTCTCAGGCTCTGTAATTTATTATCATACATATAACTTTTTGTATCTACATCATTATCTAACGCCCCAGCCGCCTAGCGAATTCGCTTTTTGGGTATCTAACGTACTACATGATGAAGAACTAGGTGAAACGCTATCTACAATCGACCCAACAAACTACTCAACAATTGCTGATTTGAGAAAAGATATTATTTCTAAGATAGAAAAACATATTACCAAACATCCAGAAAAAGCACAAAATAGTGTACCGTCTGGTATGGAGTTTTTCTTTAGAAAAGCTGTCACATTCATCGTTCCAACACGTTATTCGGCACATAATCTGCAGGAATTTGTAGAGTGTCTAAAGAAGATCAGTATCAACTCACTATGTTTCCATATAATTGAATCTACTCTTAGGTTAGAGCGCGGGAAAAATGATTTCTCGAATTGGCTTGAAAATAGTGTTGAGGATACAGTACTTGCAGAGAAAGTTGCTCGCATAGATATTTACAGATACACACTAGAAGAGTTGCGAGAATTGCTTATTAAGATGATAGGGGGCGTTCAAAAGCAGTGA